The following are from one region of the Amycolatopsis sp. QT-25 genome:
- a CDS encoding TetR/AcrR family transcriptional regulator, which produces MQVNSSTQSALQEVQAELGLSVTEAARRAQIIGATIATISDLGYHKTSFAKIKERAGLSSTRIISYHFTNKAGLMQAVVTTATGMKDKFLEERIQGTTDRAGLLRGYIESEIAFLGSYPELVRVMVEMASSGSDAEGWFMSAPLVEEFRTGRLERQLRQGQQEGAFGGFAPDVMALSIAQAIDGVAAKFAADPKLDLQRYGRELADLFVKATAA; this is translated from the coding sequence ATGCAAGTAAATTCCTCCACCCAGAGTGCCCTTCAAGAGGTCCAGGCGGAGCTGGGGCTGTCGGTCACCGAGGCGGCCCGCCGGGCCCAGATCATCGGGGCCACCATCGCGACGATCTCCGACCTCGGCTATCACAAGACGTCGTTCGCGAAGATCAAGGAGCGGGCCGGGCTGTCCAGCACCCGGATCATCTCGTACCACTTCACCAACAAGGCGGGCCTGATGCAGGCCGTGGTCACCACCGCGACCGGGATGAAGGACAAGTTCCTCGAGGAGCGGATCCAGGGCACGACCGACCGGGCTGGACTGCTGCGCGGCTACATCGAGTCGGAAATCGCCTTCCTCGGCTCGTATCCGGAGCTGGTGCGGGTGATGGTCGAGATGGCTTCGAGCGGCTCGGACGCCGAGGGCTGGTTCATGTCGGCGCCGCTCGTCGAGGAGTTCCGGACCGGCCGGCTCGAACGGCAGCTACGGCAGGGACAACAGGAAGGGGCTTTCGGCGGATTCGCGCCGGACGTGATGGCGCTGTCGATCGCCCAGGCCATCGACGGTGTCGCGGCGAAGTTCGCGGCGGACCCGAAGCTGGACCTGCAGCGGTACGGCCGGGAGCTGGCGGACCTGTTCGTCAAGGCGACCGCCGCCTGA
- a CDS encoding MerR family transcriptional regulator: MVEAGSPQEPLVPVADGEQGELFPDSSLPDELVGYRGPAACQIAGITYRQLDYWARTKLVAPSIRTAHGSGSQRLYSFKDILVLKVVKRLLDTGVSLQNIRVAVDHLRLRGVRDLAKVTLFSDGTTVYECTSPEEIVDLLQGGQGVFGIAVSGAMQEISGTIHDFPAERADGGVIETATPDELTQRRNARRTG; the protein is encoded by the coding sequence GTGGTCGAGGCTGGTAGCCCTCAAGAGCCGCTCGTTCCGGTCGCTGACGGCGAGCAGGGCGAGCTGTTCCCCGACTCTTCCCTCCCGGACGAACTCGTCGGTTACCGCGGTCCCGCAGCTTGCCAGATCGCCGGGATCACCTACCGGCAGCTCGACTACTGGGCCCGCACGAAGCTGGTCGCGCCGAGCATCCGCACGGCGCACGGTTCCGGTTCGCAGCGGCTCTACTCGTTCAAGGACATCCTCGTCCTGAAGGTCGTCAAGCGGCTGCTGGACACCGGTGTCTCTTTGCAGAACATCCGCGTCGCCGTCGACCACCTGCGCCTGCGCGGAGTCCGCGACCTCGCCAAGGTCACCTTGTTCTCCGACGGCACCACCGTCTACGAGTGCACCTCGCCCGAAGAGATCGTCGATTTACTGCAGGGCGGGCAGGGTGTCTTCGGGATCGCGGTCAGTGGCGCGATGCAGGAGATCAGCGGAACCATCCACGACTTCCCGGCCGAACGGGCCGACGGCGGCGTGATCGAAACGGCCACTCCGGACGAGCTCACGCAGCGCCGTAACGCACGTCGCACCGGCTGA
- the gcvP gene encoding aminomethyl-transferring glycine dehydrogenase, giving the protein MEPVSLAALESGTPFADRHIGPGTEELARILDVVGVASLDELAERAVPASLRESATPPELPPPATETGALTELRALAARNRPMVQMIGLGYHDTVTPPVIRRNVLESPAWYTAYTPYQPEISQGRLEALLNFQTMVAELTGLPIANASMLDEATAAAEAMTLVRRAGKAKSARFVVDEDTLPQTIEVLRTRAEPLGIELVTADLSQGITGLGLGGDFFGVLLSYPGASGVLREWDHTIAEAKALGAAVVMAADPLALTLLRPPGELGADVAIGSTQRFGVPMGFGGPHAAYLAVRRGLERQLPGRLVGLSKDADGAPAYRLALQTREQHIRREKATSNICTAQVLLAVIASMYAVYHGPEGLRAIANRAHRMATVLAAGLAESGVDVVHGEFFDTVMVAVPGRATGIVAIARELGVNLRLVDADHVAIACDETTTRDHLCLVWKAFGVAVSDVDSLDADTADGFPPDLRRTSAYLAHPVFHTHRSETALLRYLRALSDKDVALDRSMIPLGSCTMKLNATAEMEPITWPEFAGLHPFAPAEDAAGLLTVVKDLERWLAGITGYDAVSLQPNAGSQGEFAGLLAIRAYHRERGNAARDVCLIPSSAHGTNAASAVMAGMRVVVVKCDDEGNIDLGHLKSTVDEHADDLAAIMITYPSTHGVYEDTVREVCALVHDAGGQVYVDGANLNALIGVAQYGKFGADVSHLNLHKTFCIPHGGGGPGVGPIGVRAHLAPYLPNHPLQPDAGPATGVGPISAAPWGSASILPISWAYVRMMGAEGLRRATLTAVANANYVAERLAAHYPVLYSGHEGLVAHECILDLRAITKRTGVTVDDVAKRLADYGLHAPTMSFPVAGTLMVEPTESEDLGELDRFCAAMIAIRGEIEKVAEGEWPVAESPLRNAPHTARCLAGEWNRPYSREIAVFPAGFTAAKIWPPVRRIDGAAGDRDLVCSCPPPEAFA; this is encoded by the coding sequence ATGGAGCCTGTCTCACTGGCCGCTCTCGAATCCGGAACCCCTTTCGCGGACCGGCACATCGGTCCCGGCACCGAAGAACTCGCGCGCATCCTCGACGTCGTCGGCGTCGCCTCCCTGGACGAGCTCGCCGAGCGGGCCGTCCCCGCCTCGCTGCGGGAATCCGCGACGCCGCCGGAGCTGCCGCCTCCCGCCACCGAGACCGGCGCGCTCACCGAACTCCGCGCGCTGGCCGCGCGCAACCGGCCGATGGTCCAGATGATCGGGCTCGGCTACCACGACACCGTGACCCCGCCGGTGATCCGCCGGAACGTGCTGGAGAGCCCGGCCTGGTACACCGCGTACACGCCGTATCAGCCGGAGATCTCGCAGGGCCGCCTCGAAGCGCTGCTCAACTTCCAGACCATGGTCGCCGAGCTGACCGGCCTGCCGATCGCCAACGCGTCGATGCTGGACGAGGCGACCGCCGCGGCGGAGGCGATGACGCTGGTCCGCCGGGCGGGCAAGGCGAAGTCGGCCCGGTTCGTCGTCGACGAGGACACCCTTCCGCAGACCATCGAGGTTCTGCGCACCCGCGCCGAACCGCTCGGTATCGAGCTGGTGACCGCGGATCTGTCCCAGGGCATCACCGGACTCGGCCTCGGCGGCGACTTCTTCGGGGTGCTGCTGTCGTATCCGGGCGCGTCGGGTGTCCTCCGCGAATGGGACCACACCATCGCCGAGGCCAAGGCGCTGGGCGCGGCGGTGGTGATGGCCGCGGATCCGCTGGCACTGACCCTGCTGCGGCCGCCCGGTGAACTCGGTGCCGACGTCGCGATCGGGTCGACGCAGCGGTTCGGTGTTCCGATGGGCTTCGGCGGGCCGCACGCGGCGTACCTCGCCGTCCGGCGAGGGCTCGAACGGCAGCTGCCCGGCCGGCTGGTCGGGTTGTCGAAGGACGCCGACGGCGCGCCCGCCTACCGGCTCGCGTTGCAGACCCGCGAGCAGCACATCCGCCGTGAGAAGGCGACGAGCAACATCTGCACCGCCCAGGTGCTCTTGGCGGTCATCGCGTCGATGTACGCGGTGTACCACGGTCCCGAAGGGCTGCGCGCCATCGCGAACCGCGCGCACCGGATGGCCACCGTGCTCGCGGCGGGGCTCGCCGAAAGTGGTGTCGACGTCGTGCACGGCGAGTTCTTCGACACCGTGATGGTCGCCGTCCCCGGCCGCGCGACCGGGATCGTCGCCATCGCCAGGGAACTCGGGGTCAACCTTCGGCTCGTCGACGCGGACCACGTCGCCATCGCCTGCGACGAGACGACGACCCGCGACCATCTCTGCCTGGTGTGGAAGGCGTTCGGGGTCGCGGTGTCCGATGTGGACTCCCTCGACGCGGACACCGCCGACGGCTTCCCGCCGGATCTGCGCCGCACCAGTGCTTACCTGGCGCATCCGGTCTTCCACACGCACCGCTCGGAGACGGCGCTGCTCCGGTACCTGAGGGCGTTGTCCGACAAGGACGTCGCGCTCGACCGGAGCATGATCCCGCTCGGCTCCTGCACGATGAAGCTCAACGCCACGGCCGAGATGGAGCCGATCACCTGGCCCGAGTTCGCCGGTCTGCACCCCTTCGCGCCCGCCGAGGACGCGGCCGGGCTGCTCACCGTCGTGAAGGATCTGGAGCGGTGGCTCGCCGGCATCACCGGTTACGACGCGGTCTCCCTGCAGCCGAACGCCGGGAGCCAGGGTGAGTTCGCCGGGCTGCTGGCGATTCGCGCGTATCACCGCGAACGCGGGAACGCGGCACGTGACGTCTGCCTTATCCCGTCCAGCGCGCACGGGACGAACGCGGCCAGCGCGGTCATGGCGGGGATGCGCGTGGTCGTGGTGAAATGCGACGACGAGGGCAACATCGACCTCGGCCACCTCAAGTCCACCGTGGACGAGCACGCGGACGACCTCGCCGCGATCATGATCACCTATCCCTCGACGCACGGCGTCTACGAGGACACCGTCCGCGAGGTCTGCGCGCTGGTGCACGACGCGGGCGGCCAGGTGTACGTCGACGGCGCGAACCTGAACGCGCTGATCGGGGTGGCGCAGTACGGGAAGTTCGGCGCCGACGTCTCCCATCTCAACCTGCACAAGACCTTCTGCATCCCGCACGGTGGTGGCGGGCCGGGCGTCGGCCCGATCGGCGTGCGCGCGCATCTGGCGCCGTACCTGCCGAACCATCCGCTGCAACCGGACGCCGGCCCGGCCACCGGCGTGGGCCCGATCAGTGCCGCGCCGTGGGGGAGCGCCTCGATCCTGCCGATCTCCTGGGCCTACGTCCGGATGATGGGGGCCGAGGGCCTGCGGCGCGCGACCCTGACCGCGGTCGCGAACGCCAACTACGTCGCCGAACGTCTCGCCGCGCACTATCCGGTGCTGTACTCCGGGCACGAGGGACTCGTGGCGCACGAATGCATTCTCGATCTCCGCGCGATCACCAAACGGACCGGCGTCACCGTCGACGACGTGGCGAAACGCCTGGCCGACTACGGCCTCCACGCGCCGACGATGTCGTTCCCGGTCGCGGGAACACTCATGGTGGAGCCCACGGAGAGCGAGGATCTCGGCGAACTCGACCGCTTCTGTGCCGCGATGATCGCGATCCGCGGCGAGATCGAAAAGGTCGCCGAGGGGGAGTGGCCGGTGGCCGAAAGCCCGCTGCGCAACGCCCCGCACACCGCGCGCTGTCTCGCCGGGGAGTGGAATCGTCCCTACAGCAGGGAGATCGCGGTCTTCCCCGCCGGTTTCACCGCCGCGAAGATCTGGCCTCCGGTGCGGCGGATCGACGGGGCCGCGGGCGACCGTGACCTCGTCTGCTCCTGCCCGCCGCCGGAGGCCTTCGCCTGA
- a CDS encoding nuclear transport factor 2 family protein — protein sequence MSDIQRVAEQYIAVWNETDADKRRALIAEVFTEDTTYTDPLGAVTGHDGVDGFIAGAQAQFAGLKFSLPAVPDAHHDIARFQWYLAPEGAEEPLAIGFDVITVEDGRIKQVLGFLDKMPG from the coding sequence ATGTCGGACATCCAGCGCGTCGCCGAGCAGTACATCGCCGTGTGGAACGAGACCGACGCGGACAAGCGCCGCGCGCTCATCGCCGAAGTGTTCACCGAGGACACCACCTACACCGACCCGCTCGGCGCCGTCACCGGCCACGACGGTGTCGACGGCTTCATCGCCGGCGCGCAGGCCCAGTTCGCCGGTCTGAAGTTCAGCCTGCCTGCCGTTCCCGACGCGCACCACGACATCGCGCGGTTCCAGTGGTACCTCGCGCCGGAAGGCGCGGAAGAACCGCTGGCGATCGGCTTCGACGTCATCACCGTCGAGGACGGGCGGATCAAGCAGGTGCTGGGCTTTCTCGACAAGATGCCCGGCTGA